A region from the Candidatus Thermoplasmatota archaeon genome encodes:
- a CDS encoding amylo-alpha-1,6-glucosidase, giving the protein MREWIVTNGLGGYASLTHSNTNTRKFHGLLVASLEPPAKRWVFVTNVYDKLMIDDRTYDLRNIKGKFVFETFPSILYDIENVHIKKTFFMEHGKNTSIVRYSIITEKPVVMIHNPVLNSRHFYDTTKPGDVSFKQEAIEDGVCIKPSNIDRELKMILHDSLYEPDEYWEEFYYKTDHERKDSWIDHNIHIGDFYKEIKSPFEYYLIFTLEDEIHSKPLATYAGEVQRKKNLLEKAALNQKFEKLVLSADNFIVKKDDEKSVIAGYHWFGDWGRDTLISLPGLTLVTKRYDDAKQILLNFARYCKKGLIPNNFVDRDSTPAYNTVDASLWYIDRVYQYMKYTDDQEFLQKIWDTLQSIIENYRIGTEYGIHMDKDFLISHWPGLTWMDVKIGDNYITPRSKKAVEVQALWYNALMVMGALSKACGKPDNYSYLAGLVKESFNNQYDKQYDVIDTRDLSCRPNKIFLASLDFSMISKDKEKWILDDVENRLLTIFGLRTLAVDDPRYIGGYIGDFNRDLAYHNGCVWPWLLGPFIKAFVKTKNYERTWREYAYQNFLKPMFDVFGENWDGSIYEIFDGDPPFVPQGCITQAWSVAEILRAWVEDIEQIKPKYDYNFFLLHEISI; this is encoded by the coding sequence ATGAGGGAGTGGATTGTTACAAACGGTCTCGGCGGTTACGCTTCATTAACGCACTCTAATACCAACACAAGGAAATTCCATGGATTGCTAGTAGCAAGTCTTGAGCCACCAGCAAAAAGATGGGTTTTTGTTACAAACGTCTACGATAAATTAATGATAGACGACAGGACATATGATCTTAGAAACATAAAAGGTAAATTTGTTTTTGAAACATTCCCATCAATCCTGTATGATATAGAGAACGTACATATCAAAAAAACTTTTTTTATGGAACATGGGAAAAACACGTCTATTGTTAGATATAGTATAATCACAGAAAAACCAGTTGTCATGATTCACAACCCTGTTCTGAATTCTAGGCATTTCTATGATACAACCAAACCAGGAGATGTATCATTTAAACAAGAGGCTATAGAGGATGGTGTTTGCATAAAACCAAGTAACATAGACAGAGAGTTAAAGATGATATTGCATGACTCGCTTTATGAACCAGATGAATACTGGGAGGAGTTTTATTACAAAACAGACCATGAGCGAAAAGACTCATGGATAGACCATAACATTCACATAGGTGATTTTTACAAAGAAATAAAAAGCCCATTTGAGTACTATCTTATTTTCACCCTAGAAGATGAAATACATAGTAAACCACTAGCTACATACGCTGGGGAGGTACAGAGGAAAAAAAATTTGTTGGAAAAAGCTGCTTTGAACCAAAAATTTGAGAAACTAGTTTTGTCAGCCGATAACTTTATTGTAAAAAAAGATGATGAGAAATCAGTTATAGCTGGTTATCACTGGTTCGGCGACTGGGGTAGAGACACACTAATATCCTTACCAGGTTTGACTCTTGTTACAAAAAGATACGATGATGCAAAACAGATACTACTTAATTTCGCTAGATACTGTAAAAAAGGTCTCATACCAAACAATTTTGTTGACCGTGACTCGACACCAGCTTATAATACAGTTGATGCATCCCTATGGTACATAGATCGAGTCTACCAGTACATGAAATATACAGATGACCAAGAGTTTCTACAAAAAATATGGGACACCCTTCAGTCCATTATTGAAAACTATCGTATAGGAACAGAGTATGGTATTCATATGGATAAAGATTTTTTGATAAGTCATTGGCCTGGTCTTACATGGATGGATGTAAAAATTGGTGATAACTATATTACGCCACGTTCAAAAAAAGCAGTAGAGGTACAAGCTCTATGGTACAATGCGTTGATGGTAATGGGTGCTTTATCAAAAGCATGTGGTAAACCAGATAACTACAGTTATCTTGCTGGGTTAGTTAAAGAAAGTTTTAACAATCAATATGATAAACAATATGATGTTATTGACACCAGGGATTTATCATGTAGACCAAACAAGATATTCCTTGCATCACTTGATTTTTCCATGATCAGCAAAGATAAAGAGAAATGGATCTTAGATGATGTTGAAAACAGGTTGCTTACGATTTTTGGTTTGAGAACCTTAGCTGTTGATGACCCGAGATACATTGGTGGTTACATCGGTGATTTCAACAGAGATTTAGCCTACCATAATGGTTGTGTGTGGCCCTGGTTACTAGGCCCGTTTATAAAAGCTTTTGTTAAAACCAAAAACTATGAGAGAACTTGGAGGGAATATGCTTATCAGAATTTTTTGAAGCCTATGTTTGATGTTTTTGGTGAAAACTGGGATGGCTCTATTTATGAGATATTTGATGGTGACCCACCTTTTGTTCCACAGGGTTGCATAACGCAGGCTTGGAGTGTAGCAGAAATACTTAGGGCATGGGTTGAGGACATTGAACAAATAAAACCAAAGTATGATTATAATTTTTTTTTATTACATGAAATAAGCATTTAG
- a CDS encoding glycosyltransferase family 4 protein, with protein sequence MNIVHFSWEFPPVIYGGLGTFVTEVSHRQAALGHNVTVFSLNRGNTLHLYEKLDGVEVYRPKTPDLSSVFYLCADHELRAWGQYFKFFADVLSYNVISASQVVNTIVKKEGKHFDIVDAHDWLGIMAGMVTKKELGLPLVFHVHSTEVGRSIGRGSHTIKDIEFEGGQTADCVITVSNAMSDELQKLGFPPNKIRVCWNGVDTKKYDPDRVNQDAKNQLRRKYGINDNDHMIFFIGRLVSVKGVDNLIKAMPNVLNDFPNSKLVILGVGDMENTIRGLINDYRLQEKVVLRNEFVSEEERILHYAAADVVVLPSLYEPFGIVCTEAMSMAKPVVVGARGTNGMREQITPDGEKKCGIHINPYEPNDIAWGIKTVLGSKDEARLMGENARERAVNNFSLDIVTNKTLEIYKELIR encoded by the coding sequence ATGAACATAGTACATTTCTCATGGGAGTTTCCACCAGTTATATACGGTGGGCTGGGTACTTTTGTTACAGAAGTTTCTCATAGACAAGCTGCTCTTGGTCACAACGTCACTGTTTTTTCACTTAACCGCGGTAACACCCTTCATTTATACGAAAAACTAGATGGTGTTGAGGTTTATAGACCAAAGACACCCGACCTATCATCAGTTTTTTATCTCTGCGCAGACCATGAACTACGCGCATGGGGCCAGTATTTCAAGTTTTTTGCTGACGTTCTCAGCTACAATGTTATCTCCGCGTCACAGGTTGTTAACACGATTGTGAAAAAAGAAGGTAAACATTTTGATATAGTTGATGCACACGACTGGCTTGGCATCATGGCTGGGATGGTAACAAAAAAAGAACTAGGCTTACCACTGGTTTTTCATGTTCATTCAACTGAGGTTGGTAGATCAATCGGTAGAGGATCACACACAATAAAAGACATTGAGTTTGAGGGTGGCCAGACTGCGGATTGTGTTATAACCGTGTCTAATGCTATGAGTGATGAGCTTCAGAAACTAGGTTTCCCACCAAATAAAATAAGGGTTTGTTGGAATGGTGTTGACACTAAAAAATATGACCCAGATCGTGTGAACCAAGACGCAAAAAACCAGCTTAGACGAAAATATGGTATAAATGATAATGATCATATGATATTTTTTATAGGTCGTCTGGTCAGCGTTAAAGGCGTTGACAACTTAATAAAAGCAATGCCAAATGTTCTAAACGATTTCCCTAACTCTAAGCTTGTTATACTTGGTGTGGGTGACATGGAAAACACCATTAGAGGACTTATAAATGATTACAGACTTCAAGAAAAAGTTGTTTTAAGAAACGAGTTTGTTAGCGAAGAGGAACGTATACTGCATTATGCTGCAGCTGATGTTGTCGTCCTACCATCATTATATGAACCATTTGGTATAGTATGCACCGAGGCTATGTCTATGGCAAAACCAGTTGTAGTAGGTGCGCGGGGAACTAATGGTATGCGAGAACAGATAACACCAGATGGTGAAAAAAAATGCGGCATACACATAAACCCCTATGAACCAAATGATATAGCATGGGGTATCAAAACAGTTCTAGGATCAAAAGATGAAGCCCGATTGATGGGGGAAAATGCTAGAGAGCGAGCAGTTAATAATTTCAGTTTAGATATCGTTACAAATAAAACCCTTGAAATATATAAAGAACTTATTAGATAA
- a CDS encoding polyprenyl synthetase family protein, translating into MDLKAELERRKNLFNVELRNFLRDGKPEVLYDAARHLPIAGGKRLRPCISMLAGEAVSGDSEKVMPFAIAIELIHNFTLVHDDIMDKSHLRRSLPTVHIKFGEPTAIMAGDLLFAKAFEVVHNIEDIHVFKKLDYGLVKCVEEICEGQQLDMEFEKREIVSEKEYLEMIMKKTAFLFMFAAEGGAIAAGGAKEEVGALKEYGKFLGLAFQIWDDYLDISSREETLGKDIGNDIRNGKKTLIAVYTLNNVSGNDKKLLGKIFGNKDASEEEVRMVFDLFKKTKAIDYARETAVEYCNKAKEALGVLKESDAKQVLLDLVDYSISREK; encoded by the coding sequence ATGGATCTAAAAGCTGAGCTTGAGAGAAGAAAAAACCTTTTTAATGTGGAGTTACGAAATTTTTTGAGAGATGGCAAACCAGAGGTTCTTTATGACGCAGCTAGGCATCTTCCAATAGCTGGTGGTAAGAGACTCCGCCCCTGTATATCTATGCTAGCTGGTGAGGCTGTATCTGGTGACTCAGAAAAGGTTATGCCTTTTGCTATCGCTATTGAGCTTATTCACAATTTCACTCTAGTCCATGATGATATCATGGATAAGTCGCATCTCAGAAGGAGTTTACCTACTGTTCACATAAAGTTTGGTGAACCAACTGCTATTATGGCAGGCGATTTACTTTTTGCTAAAGCGTTTGAGGTGGTTCATAACATAGAAGATATCCATGTTTTCAAAAAACTGGATTATGGGCTTGTAAAATGTGTTGAGGAAATATGTGAAGGACAGCAGCTTGATATGGAGTTTGAAAAAAGAGAGATAGTTTCAGAAAAAGAATATCTTGAGATGATAATGAAGAAAACCGCTTTTTTGTTCATGTTTGCCGCGGAGGGTGGTGCTATAGCTGCTGGTGGAGCCAAAGAAGAAGTCGGTGCTCTTAAAGAGTATGGCAAGTTTCTTGGTTTAGCTTTTCAGATATGGGATGATTATCTTGATATCAGCAGCAGAGAGGAAACACTTGGCAAAGATATTGGTAACGACATTAGAAATGGTAAAAAAACGCTCATAGCTGTTTATACACTGAACAATGTTAGTGGTAATGATAAGAAACTTTTAGGGAAAATATTTGGTAACAAAGATGCATCTGAGGAAGAGGTTAGAATGGTTTTTGATCTTTTCAAAAAAACAAAAGCAATAGATTACGCTAGAGAAACTGCTGTTGAGTATTGTAATAAAGCCAAGGAAGCTCTTGGCGTTTTAAAAGAATCTGATGCTAAACAGGTTTTGTTGGATCTTGTTGACTATTCGATTAGTAGAGAGAAATAG
- a CDS encoding glycoside hydrolase family 57 protein, with amino-acid sequence MTSVCLYFEVHQPVRLNRFSVFNIGKNVDAFSTYFNHELNRWVFEKVARKCYLPTNNLLLDLINEHQGKFRISFSITGTFVEYCQRYMPELLDSFKKLFATGAVDLINETYFHSLSSLYDELDEFEEQVIMHQQMIKKIFNYKPSVFRNTETIYDNRIAKKVADMGYKNILTEGTEKILGWRSPNYIYKPVNADIKVLLRNYTLSDDIGFRFSAREWPGFPLTADKYAKWISNCEGDIVNLFIDYETFGEHQWIETGIFDFLKHLPGEVLKHKHLDFVTVTEAANRYNVVGEIDVPWAISWADADRDVSTWLGNNMQIACFNELKDIGKKLKQIGDKELLYVWRLLQTSDHLYYISTKGAQDGDVHAYFSPYDAPYEGFINYMNILQDLKQKANQ; translated from the coding sequence ATGACGTCAGTATGTTTATACTTCGAGGTACATCAACCTGTTAGACTAAATCGTTTTTCAGTTTTCAACATAGGCAAAAACGTTGATGCTTTTTCAACATATTTCAACCACGAGCTTAACCGATGGGTATTTGAGAAGGTTGCTAGAAAATGTTATCTCCCAACAAACAACCTTTTACTGGACCTCATAAATGAGCACCAGGGAAAATTTAGAATTTCTTTTAGCATAACAGGCACGTTCGTGGAATACTGCCAGCGTTACATGCCTGAGCTTTTAGATAGTTTCAAAAAACTTTTTGCCACAGGCGCAGTTGACCTTATAAACGAAACATATTTTCATTCACTGTCAAGTTTATATGATGAGTTAGATGAATTTGAAGAACAGGTCATTATGCACCAGCAGATGATAAAAAAAATTTTCAACTATAAACCCTCTGTTTTTAGAAACACTGAAACAATATATGACAATCGCATAGCAAAAAAAGTCGCGGACATGGGATACAAAAACATTCTCACAGAGGGAACCGAAAAAATTCTAGGCTGGCGTTCACCAAACTACATCTACAAACCAGTTAATGCAGACATAAAAGTGTTGCTTAGAAATTATACGCTTAGTGATGACATCGGCTTCCGTTTCTCAGCCCGTGAATGGCCAGGTTTCCCTTTAACCGCTGATAAATATGCTAAATGGATTTCCAACTGCGAAGGCGATATTGTAAACTTGTTTATTGACTATGAAACCTTTGGTGAACACCAATGGATAGAAACCGGTATATTTGATTTCCTAAAACACTTACCAGGTGAGGTGTTGAAACATAAACACCTGGACTTTGTCACAGTAACTGAGGCAGCAAACAGATATAATGTTGTTGGTGAAATCGATGTACCATGGGCAATTTCTTGGGCTGATGCAGACCGCGATGTCTCAACATGGCTTGGTAACAACATGCAGATAGCATGTTTCAACGAGCTTAAGGACATAGGTAAAAAACTTAAACAAATCGGTGACAAAGAATTGTTATATGTGTGGCGTCTTCTACAAACATCAGACCACCTCTATTATATCTCAACAAAGGGTGCACAGGATGGAGACGTTCATGCTTACTTCAGCCCCTATGATGCTCCCTACGAGGGATTTATCAACTATATGAATATCCTCCAGGATCTTAAACAAAAAGCTAATCAATAA
- the glgP gene encoding alpha-glucan family phosphorylase yields METPNTETKKDSNNNDLRSSGKPKIAYFSMEMGINEHIPTYSGGLGILAGDTLKSCADLNVPIVGVTLLSEKGYFYQKIDSDGNQIELPHNFNIDYFLNFLPTRTSVKIEDRTVYIRIWYYPIQGLGGYIVPVFFLDTNLAENSDYDREITKYLYGGDSKYRLAQEIVLGIGGVRALQALGYKTIDKYHMNEGHAALSTLELYNHFKDIEKVRQQCVFTTHTPVAAGHDQFDLSLAKSMLGDMLPDHLLNEITFENKLNMTRLALFFSHYVNGVAKKHGEVSRMMFPGYAIESITNGVHTPTWVSEPFQRLFDKYMPGWRSDPYLLRGAFSIDKYEIWAAHMEAKKKLIDFVNNRYNTGLNYDHFTIGFARRQTAYKRPELLISKPDQLVKIAEKAGPFQIIYSGKAHPKDDSGREAIKNIFQVMKKLSGKIKIAYIHNYDMAISKLMTAGVDLWLNTPRRPQEASGTSGMKAAHNGVPQLSTLDGWWIEGRIENITGWAIGSRKSNERESDDEADRNDLYSKLETWIIPKFYNDRDNWIRTMRSCIAINASFFNTNRMIQQYVLNAYFM; encoded by the coding sequence ATGGAAACACCCAACACAGAAACAAAAAAAGATTCTAACAACAACGATTTAAGGAGTTCAGGTAAACCAAAGATAGCATATTTTTCTATGGAGATGGGTATAAACGAGCATATACCAACATACAGCGGTGGACTAGGTATACTAGCTGGTGACACACTGAAATCATGCGCGGATCTGAACGTACCAATTGTTGGAGTAACGTTACTATCTGAAAAAGGATATTTCTACCAAAAAATAGACTCTGATGGGAATCAGATTGAGTTACCACATAACTTCAACATAGATTATTTTCTTAATTTTCTACCAACTAGAACGAGTGTAAAAATTGAGGATAGGACTGTTTACATACGTATATGGTATTATCCGATACAAGGCTTAGGTGGATATATTGTCCCAGTTTTTTTCCTTGACACAAATCTAGCAGAAAACTCTGATTATGATAGGGAAATAACAAAGTATTTGTACGGTGGTGACAGTAAATATCGTCTTGCGCAAGAGATTGTTCTAGGTATCGGTGGCGTTCGTGCCTTGCAAGCATTGGGGTACAAGACAATTGATAAATATCATATGAATGAGGGGCATGCTGCACTCAGTACACTCGAGTTATATAACCATTTTAAGGATATCGAAAAAGTTAGACAGCAATGTGTTTTTACTACCCATACACCTGTTGCTGCTGGGCACGACCAGTTTGATCTATCACTTGCTAAATCCATGCTTGGGGATATGCTTCCGGATCATCTCCTCAACGAAATCACTTTTGAGAACAAACTGAATATGACGAGACTTGCCTTGTTTTTTAGCCATTATGTTAATGGTGTAGCAAAAAAACATGGTGAGGTTTCGCGGATGATGTTCCCTGGTTACGCAATTGAGTCTATAACAAATGGTGTTCACACACCTACTTGGGTATCTGAGCCTTTTCAGCGACTGTTCGACAAATATATGCCTGGTTGGCGCTCAGACCCTTATCTGCTAAGGGGAGCTTTTAGCATAGATAAATATGAGATATGGGCTGCTCATATGGAGGCAAAAAAAAAGCTTATAGATTTTGTTAACAATAGGTACAACACTGGTTTAAACTACGATCATTTTACAATAGGGTTTGCGCGTAGACAAACAGCTTACAAAAGACCTGAGCTTCTTATATCAAAACCGGATCAACTAGTTAAAATAGCTGAAAAAGCAGGGCCATTCCAAATAATATACTCTGGTAAAGCCCACCCGAAAGATGATAGTGGTAGAGAGGCAATAAAGAATATTTTTCAGGTTATGAAAAAACTAAGTGGTAAAATTAAAATAGCATACATCCACAACTATGATATGGCGATAAGTAAATTGATGACAGCAGGTGTTGACCTATGGCTTAACACACCAAGAAGACCACAAGAGGCATCAGGTACATCAGGTATGAAAGCAGCACACAACGGTGTACCACAACTAAGCACCCTGGATGGCTGGTGGATAGAAGGACGCATCGAAAACATCACAGGCTGGGCGATTGGTTCAAGAAAATCCAACGAAAGAGAATCAGATGATGAAGCTGATCGAAATGATCTCTACAGCAAACTTGAGACATGGATCATACCAAAATTTTACAATGATAGAGACAACTGGATACGAACAATGAGAAGTTGCATAGCAATCAACGCATCATTCTTCAACACAAACAGGATGATACAACAATATGTGCTAAATGCTTATTTCATGTAA
- a CDS encoding isopentenyl phosphate kinase: protein MIILKLGGSVITNKGKQCSFRQRVMGNLAKEIKKANKEIILIHGAGSFGHILAKQYRLNEGYLREDQLEGFSITHATVQKLNSLVLKTLHDNKIPAVSIPPHSILRFNNHKLMQIDYNIFEEYLDRYFIPVTFGDVVLDKKLVFSICSGDLLVDALARYFKPEKVVFVIDEDGLYTSNPKINKNARFLDKIPLRDLERLTTAADSHADVTRGMEGKIDIIKNVARFGIDTVLLNGNKPGRLYNVLVGKETKCTIVMGL, encoded by the coding sequence ATGATAATTCTAAAACTTGGTGGAAGTGTAATAACAAATAAGGGTAAACAATGTTCTTTCAGACAAAGGGTAATGGGTAACCTAGCTAAGGAGATTAAAAAGGCAAACAAAGAAATCATTCTTATCCACGGTGCAGGATCCTTTGGTCATATCCTTGCTAAACAGTACAGATTAAACGAAGGATATCTAAGAGAAGATCAACTAGAAGGTTTTTCTATTACACATGCAACTGTCCAAAAATTAAATTCTCTTGTTCTAAAAACTCTGCATGATAACAAGATTCCTGCTGTTTCTATACCTCCACATTCAATATTGAGGTTTAATAATCACAAATTGATGCAGATCGATTACAATATTTTCGAAGAATACCTAGATAGGTATTTTATTCCAGTAACATTTGGTGACGTAGTTCTTGATAAAAAACTTGTTTTTTCAATTTGCTCTGGTGACCTGCTTGTTGATGCTCTTGCTAGATATTTTAAACCAGAAAAAGTTGTTTTTGTTATCGACGAGGATGGTTTGTATACATCTAACCCTAAGATAAATAAAAATGCAAGGTTCTTAGATAAGATTCCATTGAGAGATTTAGAGAGGTTGACAACTGCTGCAGATAGTCATGCTGATGTCACTAGAGGTATGGAGGGTAAAATTGATATAATAAAGAATGTTGCCAGGTTTGGAATTGATACTGTTCTGCTAAACGGTAATAAACCTGGTAGGTTATATAATGTACTGGTTGGTAAGGAAACTAAATGCACTATTGTTATGGGTCTGTGA
- the fni gene encoding type 2 isopentenyl-diphosphate Delta-isomerase: MNQTESRKDEHVKISLAKDVSAHHNFWDDVKLTHNALPEINKDEVDLSTKLFKKKLGAPIVISGMTGGYRRAKQINENLAVAAEKFQIGMGVGSQRSALENKDLRDTYSVIKNYDIPLRFANIGASQLVLWGHKKTLENVHKMIDMIDANVFVVCLNFLQEVVQFEGEANAKGCLNAIKSLAENLDLPVVVKESGAGISFDVAKRLSKTRIAGIDVGGMGGTSFAAIEHYRAKMINDVLHERGGKTFWDWGIPTPLSILDVGAATNWKLPIIATGGIRNGLDAAKALALGADCAGVAHAFLKPATISKKSTVFEVELMIKELRAAMFLVGADKVSKMPDVGAEVWI; the protein is encoded by the coding sequence ATGAATCAAACTGAGAGTAGAAAAGATGAACATGTGAAGATTTCTTTGGCTAAAGATGTTTCAGCTCATCATAACTTTTGGGATGACGTTAAACTAACTCATAATGCTCTGCCAGAGATAAACAAGGATGAGGTTGATCTTTCTACTAAATTATTTAAAAAGAAGCTCGGAGCCCCAATAGTTATTTCTGGTATGACTGGTGGTTACAGACGTGCTAAACAGATAAACGAGAACCTTGCTGTTGCTGCTGAAAAATTTCAGATAGGTATGGGTGTTGGTTCTCAGAGGTCTGCTTTGGAAAACAAGGATTTAAGGGATACTTATAGTGTAATAAAAAACTATGATATCCCTCTACGTTTCGCAAATATTGGTGCTTCGCAGCTTGTTTTGTGGGGTCATAAAAAAACTTTAGAAAATGTTCATAAAATGATTGATATGATTGATGCTAATGTTTTTGTTGTTTGCCTTAATTTTTTACAGGAGGTTGTTCAGTTTGAGGGTGAGGCTAACGCAAAAGGTTGCCTCAACGCGATAAAAAGTTTGGCTGAGAATTTGGATTTACCTGTTGTGGTCAAGGAGTCTGGTGCTGGTATCTCATTTGATGTTGCTAAACGCCTCTCGAAAACTAGGATAGCTGGTATCGATGTAGGTGGTATGGGTGGTACGTCTTTTGCTGCTATCGAGCATTACAGGGCTAAGATGATAAATGACGTTCTTCATGAGCGGGGTGGTAAAACTTTCTGGGATTGGGGTATACCAACTCCTTTGTCTATTTTGGATGTTGGAGCAGCAACAAACTGGAAGCTGCCTATTATCGCCACTGGGGGTATAAGAAATGGTTTGGATGCAGCCAAAGCATTAGCGCTTGGTGCAGACTGCGCTGGTGTCGCTCATGCTTTTTTGAAACCAGCAACTATTAGTAAAAAATCTACTGTTTTTGAGGTTGAACTGATGATCAAGGAGTTACGTGCTGCAATGTTTTTGGTTGGTGCTGATAAGGTTTCTAAGATGCCTGATGTTGGTGCTGAGGTATGGATCTAA
- a CDS encoding glutamate--tRNA ligase encodes MSVDKIKQTARKYALQNAVQFNGKANEKAVAGKVIADLRKDGFNPKDIIPVVNQVVKEVNMLSLDEQVSELEKTAPELLQKEKKERDFSLPELPYAVRGKVVTRFPPEPNGYLHIGHAKAAIIDYEYARMYDGRFILRFDDTNPENEQIEFYDAQREDLRWLGIDWDEEYNTSDHLEKHYRFAEQLIEQGDAYVCRCAPDKIKECRFHGRECECRGVSSGENMDAWRGMLFSSLDDVILRLRGDMCCSNTAMRDPTLFRIIEKPHPIHGDKYRVWPTYDFAGAVEDSISGVTHPFRTKEYELRDECYFKLLNLLKLRKPYLMEFARLSIEGMPVSKRKIKPLIEKGLVSGYDDIRLPTLRGLKKRGILPEAIKQFVLSQGTSKVESTASFGIVESFNRKLLDPKAKRYFFVKNPIKLVVENAPSVKKTINLHPTEKLGSRTIEIGKTFFVPKEDVNKIKAGDVFRLKDLFNVKIKRKNKEVFAEYVGDELITDTPKIQWTTDAYVKMKVFVPQLLFVGEEYNPKSLEEIDGFAEEAVSNLKTGEIVQFERFGFVRIENEKGRLIGFFAHK; translated from the coding sequence ATGTCGGTTGATAAGATAAAGCAGACTGCTCGTAAATATGCTCTTCAAAATGCTGTGCAGTTTAATGGCAAGGCTAATGAGAAAGCGGTTGCTGGTAAGGTTATAGCTGATCTCCGGAAAGATGGTTTTAATCCTAAGGATATAATACCTGTTGTTAATCAGGTTGTAAAAGAAGTGAATATGCTTTCTTTGGATGAGCAGGTTTCTGAGTTGGAGAAAACAGCGCCTGAGCTTCTCCAAAAAGAGAAGAAGGAGAGGGATTTTTCTCTCCCTGAGTTACCATATGCTGTTAGGGGTAAGGTTGTTACTCGTTTCCCGCCTGAGCCTAATGGTTACCTTCATATTGGTCATGCTAAGGCAGCTATCATAGATTATGAGTATGCTAGGATGTATGATGGTAGGTTCATTTTGCGTTTTGATGATACTAACCCTGAGAATGAGCAGATTGAGTTTTATGATGCTCAGAGAGAGGATCTTCGTTGGCTTGGTATAGATTGGGATGAGGAGTACAATACTTCTGATCATCTTGAAAAACATTACAGGTTTGCTGAGCAGCTGATAGAACAGGGTGATGCATATGTTTGTAGGTGTGCACCAGATAAGATAAAAGAATGTCGTTTTCATGGTAGGGAATGTGAGTGTAGGGGTGTCTCATCTGGTGAGAACATGGATGCTTGGAGGGGGATGCTTTTTTCCTCTTTAGATGATGTTATTCTTCGTTTGCGTGGTGACATGTGTTGTTCTAATACTGCTATGCGTGATCCTACTTTGTTTCGTATCATTGAAAAACCACATCCGATTCATGGTGATAAGTACCGTGTTTGGCCTACGTATGATTTTGCTGGTGCTGTTGAGGATAGCATTAGTGGTGTAACTCATCCTTTTAGGACCAAGGAATATGAGCTTCGTGATGAATGTTATTTTAAACTCCTTAATCTTCTTAAGCTTAGGAAACCCTATTTGATGGAGTTTGCGCGTCTATCCATAGAGGGTATGCCTGTTTCAAAACGTAAAATAAAACCACTCATTGAAAAAGGGTTGGTTTCTGGTTACGATGATATAAGACTGCCTACTCTTCGGGGGCTTAAAAAACGGGGGATTTTACCTGAGGCTATAAAACAATTTGTTTTATCACAGGGTACGTCTAAGGTTGAGTCGACTGCGTCTTTTGGTATTGTTGAATCATTCAATAGAAAACTGTTGGATCCTAAGGCGAAGCGATATTTCTTTGTTAAAAACCCGATCAAGCTTGTTGTTGAGAATGCTCCATCAGTAAAAAAGACTATTAATTTACATCCGACTGAGAAACTTGGTAGTAGAACAATAGAAATTGGTAAAACATTTTTTGTTCCTAAGGAGGATGTGAATAAAATAAAAGCTGGTGATGTTTTTAGGTTAAAAGATCTTTTTAATGTGAAGATAAAAAGAAAAAACAAAGAGGTTTTTGCTGAGTATGTTGGTGATGAGTTGATAACCGATACTCCTAAGATTCAGTGGACGACAGATGCTTATGTTAAAATGAAGGTTTTTGTTCCCCAGCTTCTTTTTGTGGGTGAGGAATATAACCCTAAAAGTTTAGAGGAAATAGATGGTTTTGCTGAGGAGGCTGTTTCAAACCTTAAAACCGGTGAGATTGTCCAGTTTGAGCGTTTTGGTTTTGTTAGAATTGAAAATGAGAAGGGTCGTCTAATAGGTTTTTTTGCTCATAAGTAA